The genomic stretch CCTTGTGGCTATCAAGCCCTTCATCTGGAGAAGAGTATGATATGAATACTTTACCTCCTTGTTTAAGATAATTCTTGATTAAAGGAAGCCTATTGCGCATAAATGTACCATCTGCTACCCATGGACTGGATAACCAAATTTCATCAGGTTTGTCAGTTTGGAAGATATTATGCAATTCGGATTCAAATGCAATAGTATCATATAATGCACGTTTATGAAGCCTTTCTGAAAGGTCATTAGAATTAACCTCCTCTGTCTTTTTATTTTCTTCATTTGCTATAGATTGCTTATCCTCTTGCTCAATAAGTTTCTTTTCTGCCGTAATAATATTTGCCACATCTTCCTTTACCAAAGGATCAGACTTGGCAAGGTCTAAATCATTGTAAATCGTAAGGTCTTCACTCTCACTTGCAGCTTGAAGCATTTTGGAAAACAAAGTCTGTTTTAAATCTCCATCATCTTCAATTAATTGAGATAACTGAGGCAAAACACTCTGTGTAATATCGTCATAAACAATAGCCCTGACTTGTTTTGTTCTAATGCTCTGAACAAAACAAACTATCAATTCGTACTTATAAAAATTGTGATTTTGTGGGTCTGCATTCTGAAGAATAAATCTTCCCTTTGAACTCTGCATATTTGATGCTTGTATCTCAGAAAGCGCTTTTATTTCTTCAAAGCTTAGAGGGGTTAAAGATTCTTCCTCTTTTAAGAAATCTGATTCATTGATAAGTTGAATATCATCAGATGGGATACAGTCACGTAATCCTGCAAAAGAATGATTATTATTTAAATACCAAAGTTCAAAATCGGAACTAAATGATTTCATTCTCTCACCATGAGAGGCAAATTCTTGTCCCTGTTCCGTGATAAAATATGCGGACTCGTCGCCCGTCACAAGATTGTATCGAATCATAGAGTCAATAGCATTACGAATCATCTTTTGTTCAGCAATGTCATGCTCTATATCCAATCCTAATATTTTGCCAATATTGGAAAGTGATGTTTGTCCGTCAATACTAATTATTCCAACAATGGCTTTCTCAAATGCTGAAATTTTTTCCGGTTTGTTTGTAACTCCTTTATATAACTGAGCTACAAATTTAATAGTATATGGTATATATCCGATAATGAGTTCAGATATTGCTTTATTTTTATCAATGACATTATTGAGGCGTTGATCCAACGTCTCTTCAATAGTTTCCTTTTTGTCAAAATCCTCTTTTAGAGGTTGTGACTTAAACTTCTTAGACTTTGGGGTAAAATTTTTGTTTCGTCCCTTGTTATATGTATTTTGTTTCATCTTACCAAATGTTGAAGTTGTTTAATATCAAAATGGTCCATCTCATCAATTGATTTTTTATAATGAGCATTTTCTCTAAAGAAGTCTCTATTCCCAATGACAATTAGAAGTCTTCTTGCACGAGAGAAACCGACATTTATACGCCTAATATCTTCAGCAAATCCGTAATGCTTCTCTTTATTGCTTCTCACGGTTGAAATTATGATTATGTTACGCTCCATACCTTGGAACTTGTCCACTACATTAATTCTACAAGGAAGTGACTTGTCAATTTTTCCATCCTTGTACATTTCTTTAATTTTACCATATTGTGCTCCATAGAAAGTTATTATACCTATTTCTTTATCTTCTGGTTTTTCTTGAGAATCCATAAACTTTTGGAAACCGTCTGCTTTTTGCAAGGCTTTAATGACTGTTTTAATAGCATCTAGTTCACCGTAATTTACATATGATGTAGAGCCACTCGGCTGGCTTTCATATGTATTTACATTAACCCAAATAGCATGTGTTTGTGGTTCAATAAACCCAGGAATAGTAAGTCCATGATAACGACTTCCTCTAGCATTATATTGTTCATTATCCATGTCTTCATCAGCAAGTCCACATTTCAGACCTTCTTCAAGTTCTTCACTATAGAAATGACCAATCGTATCCATAATCTTTTTATGCATTCGGTATTGTGTATCCAAAGTTGCGACTATTGATGGTTTGAGTTTGAATGCTGTTCTAAATAATATTTCAAATTGTGACTCCTTGAAGCTTTCGATGGTTTCTGCCAATACTTTTTGATTTGCCTTTTTCAAGGATGTTATGATGTTATTTTCATTCATCATCGGTGGAAGCTGTTTATGGTCACCTATGATGATGATTTTCTTTCCCCATACCATAGGTACAGACATCTCCAATGGTGTAGCCTTACTTGCTTCATCCATAATAACAACATCAAAAGCATTCTCATTGTTACCAAACAAATATTTATATATTTCTTGAAGTTGTTTGGAGCCACATATACTACAAGTGGCAGCAACAAGATTTACATTACTCTTATATGCTTCATAGAAATACTCTCTTGTATTGCGATCTCTGACAGTAAGATCCCTCTTCCATTGATTTATAACAGATGCATACTTAGTATCATCTGTCATGCCTTTAAGAATGGAGTCTATCCAAATGTTTGTACCATTGTCTTCATTCTCAGCACTTGGTTTAATACACCAATCTTCCATAAAGTCCAACATGTACCTTTTTGCTTCTATTCCGATTTCTTTCTCCGTTGATGCATTCTGGATTCGTACAGGTCTAATACCTCTACGCCCCTGCAATCTTTCAAGAGCATTGTCAACTGCAAGGTTAGTTTGTGAAGTTAGAAGAATCTTCGAATCAGGTTTCTTAAGTATTTGTTGCCATATAATCTCTGCAATAACAGTTGTCTTACCTGTACCAGGAGGGCCTTGAATAATTGCAATATCAGGAGCAGAAACAGCTTTTGCTACAGCCTCCAATTGCTTATCATTAAGGAACTTTTCAATTTTTGTTTCTGTTATTCGTTTCTTAACCTCTTCAAGATTCTCATCAAATTCACCTGCATATCTGGGATCAAATAGGAAGTCACATAATCTTGGATTAGCAGGTGCAGGAATCCTTTTAGTTTTTGAATGTGGATAGAACTGGTTTGGATTGGTAATTCGCAACATTGAATCGGCCAATCTTTGTAACTCAGAAGATTTGCCAACCATTGGAAATTGCAAGTAGTCTCCAACATGTATAAATCTCTCAACTCGTCCTTGGGCATTGCGATCCTCCATGTATTCAATAAATTCTGAGCTAATTTCAAATTTAATACTATTGAGTTTTCTTCCAATGCATTTTCCTAGCTTCAAAGCATTTTTCAGCATTTGAGTTCTGTTATTTCTCAGTTCTTTAATTTCATCATAATCCTGATACTCTTCCTCATATGCCAAATCTATCGCTTCATTAATAGCATCATATTCATTAGCCTTGATGAGATTTACGTTCTCATTTATATAACCATTTCTAAGATTCTTTTCAAATTTTATATTTAATTGATGGTCAAACTCAAAAGACAATATAGTTTTACCTTCATCATTTAAATCATATTCATTTGTAAGCAAAGATGGGTATAAAGTTATACTAGAGTTGATAGCATCATGAAATGAAGCTAATTCTTCCAACTCAGTATACTCAATAGTGTAATTGAGAACCTGACATGTTTCATCATTTTCAAAAGAGGCTGTAAAAGAAGGAGCAATCTCAGTTATTTTTTCCGCTACCTCCTTATAAACTTTCTTACAATAGCTAATATCATCACTTAATAATTTGATAGCAACAGAAGGATGATATTCCGGTTCTTGAATACTTAAAGATTCACCACAATGTTGGCGAACTTGAGAAAGTAATTCTATATAGTTGTTATAATCAGCTGGATAAAATTCAACCAATCCTGATGCTGCTTT from Phocaeicola dorei encodes the following:
- a CDS encoding AAA domain-containing protein translates to MAELDRTFTEELFTEVLESTPCIIVYSQQAFECSKNYLKSTTQTAKEIFESILGVHQCKIIYKGKNKKDFRKYQFIIEELKLSIYVTPRQNLTEFSLNYISDEEFVVPTDSSEYKSMNLKFMAEEYINHNLMDFLDRNDLMTSYREIKDFCTSLLSLKEPVREINREQSRKMWKAYIDGERALNTDKKELFIVEEVGSIEKEHYNDRTYNTLTLKVKAPTLQERLTSAIKSVQATKYRNPNIDFVTNNKGEISFVGYVDITEEILEELSNVAADNCYKVAEDVKHILSGSLTLKSSENLDDLLESINSNLNDYDPNYSYADGVYTFNNDSQALYLEELIKSDYPETLTTERRTVIVASFKSNQNIASIISEIKEMPGVIDVLDSVSGQLLIKTQGKSYLNFNSQAIQSIRIAACRAIFTPTDFRPDVQIEGLSVSGNSYIFTSNDSYSFFNTAYEMHQKVIAAYDNKTFIKKEYDYGCFVIPNKGLLREMQLKFVSNKRIRVKAASGLVEFYPADYNNYIELLSQVRQHCGESLSIQEPEYHPSVAIKLLSDDISYCKKVYKEVAEKITEIAPSFTASFENDETCQVLNYTIEYTELEELASFHDAINSSITLYPSLLTNEYDLNDEGKTILSFEFDHQLNIKFEKNLRNGYINENVNLIKANEYDAINEAIDLAYEEEYQDYDEIKELRNNRTQMLKNALKLGKCIGRKLNSIKFEISSEFIEYMEDRNAQGRVERFIHVGDYLQFPMVGKSSELQRLADSMLRITNPNQFYPHSKTKRIPAPANPRLCDFLFDPRYAGEFDENLEEVKKRITETKIEKFLNDKQLEAVAKAVSAPDIAIIQGPPGTGKTTVIAEIIWQQILKKPDSKILLTSQTNLAVDNALERLQGRRGIRPVRIQNASTEKEIGIEAKRYMLDFMEDWCIKPSAENEDNGTNIWIDSILKGMTDDTKYASVINQWKRDLTVRDRNTREYFYEAYKSNVNLVAATCSICGSKQLQEIYKYLFGNNENAFDVVIMDEASKATPLEMSVPMVWGKKIIIIGDHKQLPPMMNENNIITSLKKANQKVLAETIESFKESQFEILFRTAFKLKPSIVATLDTQYRMHKKIMDTIGHFYSEELEEGLKCGLADEDMDNEQYNARGSRYHGLTIPGFIEPQTHAIWVNVNTYESQPSGSTSYVNYGELDAIKTVIKALQKADGFQKFMDSQEKPEDKEIGIITFYGAQYGKIKEMYKDGKIDKSLPCRINVVDKFQGMERNIIIISTVRSNKEKHYGFAEDIRRINVGFSRARRLLIVIGNRDFFRENAHYKKSIDEMDHFDIKQLQHLVR